TTCGGACCTTTTATCATCTTTGGCTGAATAAAGTGAATAAACTATAAactctgacatttttattgaaagcaTAATTTATTGTTCTTATATTAAAAACTTAGGTTTGGTTGTGGTTAACATGTATCAACTTGTAAATATATAACTACCCCTCACATTCTATTTCTGACATAGTGAGTAATGTCAGTGCATCACGAGACCTAAACAGTGTAAATTATGGTCACATGTAAATGGTGGAGCAATTGTATGATATACCATCTGCGATGAACCACATGCCACGTGGCCATTGTCTGACCTTTTGTTcaacaaataaatgtctttgaaaTACATAAATACTTTGTTTTCATGTCCGCACTAAAACAGGCATGTTTTAACCATCTTTAAATTACTGatgatggggagagagagagtgtgagtgagagatggaCAGGCAAGGATAAAAAGGTGTTAGAGCATGTCTGTGATTGTGATTATGCCGTATATACTAATATCTCTGTTTATTAGTATATGAACTTCACAGCATCATTGCTAAAGTGTAAACTAAAAATTGTATAAAGAATATGATGGCTACTTTCAAGTGCTGCTACATTACAGGTTATCAGTGAAAAGCTGAAGTTCGCTATTTACAGTTCTTCACACACATCAGAGGCAATCACTGTGTTGTTCAAAGAATGTGCAAATAAGTGCAGTTTGGTTACCCCTGTCTGTGACACTTTTATTGTTGGTGAGGATGTATCCATAATCGTGAGCCCTAAATAATCTCAAATATGGTCGCATTTTAATGGGGCATTACTAGGGGGACTTATCTATATTTCCAGAGTAAAATGCATTCTGTGTTGAACCACAGGCCTTTTGCTCTACAAATAAATGTCACTGAAACACATTAATAACTTGTTTTCGTGTGCTAGAAACAATCCACATGAGAAAAACGGACGCTTTATCCATCTTCAAAAGCTGCCATATAAGTAGAGGTGCgtgagagagggaaagagagagaaagaaagagagagaaagtaagaaagacagagaaagaagaaaacagaaaatgtgtagCGAGATGCATACTATAGTGAGGTATTCATCTAAGAGAAATAAACATCTAGCTGAAGACAATCTTCATGTGGCTTAAGTaatatgtataaaattaaaGGTCATATACATAACAGTAATAAGTACAGACTTTCTAAGGCTAACAATTCAAAATTTACTCATATGAGAATGCATTGCATAATAGCAAGAGGAGAAAAGCACATATTTCAAAAGGGGATCGAAAGAggaagtaatgaaaaaaaagcaatgaaacaaaactaaacaaagaaacaattaaacaacaaattgaaacaacaagcaaaatacttcaaatgaaagaacaaacaaatgaatataCCAGTCAACAAAACGACCAATAAGCTAGACAACAAACCCCGAATAAACAAATACTCTAGTCTAACAAATagacaaaaacatacaaataaacagtcatgaaagaaaaaaagatacgaAGTGAAGGAggcagacaagaaagaaaaaggaggatACAAAGGAGAATTAACTTGGGTCTAATGTAGACTACAGTAGACCAATGACCTCATGAGGCCACAGAAACCAGCCATCACTTAATTGCGAAATTGCTTTCAAAAAAGTACAAGCgatgcaaatattttcagaaatgtcaGACGTTGCTCTGACAGggagctgtatatatatatgtatataaatactgTGATCAGACAATTCTTCCTTTCTGGCACGTGACAACATCTGCTCCACGTCCACAGATTGAAGACTTGCACTTAGTCCACAGTCATGCTGCTGGTACTCTGGGTGGCACTGTGCCTGGGGAGTGTGCTCGCTGGTAACAAAAGCTACTTTTATGATAGTTCGTCAAATCTTCGAATTACGACGACGAAGTCGACTTACGATAgaaaaagatgtattttaatCTACGAGCTCGTCGTCAGTCGAAGAGTGTCAGTAGACGAACCTTTCTgatttaaaatttctgttatcaATGCCTAGCAATGAGCTGACTTTCAACATGAGTGTTACAACTGATTCGTAACAGGTTGATGTTATGACCTGGAGTCTTGGAGTGAGGGGCAAGAATGTGGAGCTGGCAGATATCTAGAAAGTCAGGTGGTGCACAAGCAATGGTTGTatgttgtatttattgttgtcaACGTGCAGATGAGCCGACATACCCATTCCCAGTGAACTGTGAAGAACCCAGGGACTGTACAGAAGATCAGATTCCTTACTGCATCATTGGCCGAGATGAACCCGTGTATGGACATTGTGAGATACAGGACGCCATATGCGAGTAAGTCTcgcttttctctcttctttatcTTAGGatctttcacattctttattacTTCCCTGTTATCCTTACTGTTCATAGTTTAAGTCTCATAATTAAGTTGTCTAACATTTGTGTTAGTGCAGATAGAATGTGCTTACCGTGGTTGTTTGTTAACTTCTCAAAGCACTTCAGCGTAACGAAAGTATAATctaagaaatttattattttgacttGAGTGTACCGTTAAGGATAGTCTTTTCTGGTGAATAGAGAAAAGAAGTTGGTTGGCTATCGTAGAGGATGGACTAGCCATACCATACAGGACATGCTTACCGTCCCTAGACTTAGGCCAAACGTGGGGACCCAGACCCATCCGATGACCAATCCCTGGACCAGAGCAGCTTGTACTagtccagaaaaaaataaaatgcgtcctctccatctctctctctctctgacgtCATTGCTGTGGTTGCAGTGGCGAGGAGTGGGACCCCAGCAACAGCTGCTTCCTGCCGTACGCCATCAGCTGCGACGAACCCGCCGACGATCGCGAATGTGCACGTGACGCACGCCCCTGGTGCGTGGTGGGCAGGGCACGGCCAGTGCGAGGTCACTGCGCCATCCAGGaggccatctgtgacgagtgaGTTCCTCTTTGTGCTTAGTAATCCCTTCCTTCACATGGGTCCAAAAGGTGACAGTGCAAGAAGGTAGACGCGGCTTGTGACAACTAGtaagaagtaataataattcgTAAATTAGTAAAAGTAAGAAAGAGTCTCAGTTTCTAACAGCTGGAATGTCGCCGTTAGTGAGAGCTATTAATAATAGCAGACTGACAGAGATAGTTACAGAATGTAAAAGCTGTTAACAGCCTGAAGTTGGTAACCATtcgctcttttcttctttgaaaaggACAGATGAGTAGCTTCtcaaaatattcacaaatcAGGATAGTGACATTAACCAATTTACATTTTGCCTTCAATCTCTTTTTGTAGAAACGCCGTGCTTGACATCAACAATCGCTGTCTGCAGTGAGACAACACCCGACTTTCGTTCAACTATGGGAATGTTTTATGAGCATTACTAATAATGTGACCTTTTAtgtacaatataaataaaacaatatacacTCTCACACGTTTTTcgatttattttcatgttcagATTTGAGTGAGCGGTTGTCATTGAGAGTCTTtacattatattatttcttgttcGGGAACTGTCTAGATTTCTGTACATCCAACTTTTATTCTTTCAGACCAGCGTACTCATGAAGACTTGAATGAagtcaataaacaaataactaaaTATTGCAAAGCACACCCACAGAAAACGTCATCTGGGTTTTTattctgtccttctctctctccccctccctccctgcCTCACTTACAACATCTTTCGTCTCCCTCCAGTTCTAACCTTCACACCCAACTTTCCTTTCAGTGCAGAGGAGGGGGAGTGGAATCTACCTTCTGAATGTTCCAGGTGTTGGCCAGCACGTCGGTCTTGATGATATTGTCTTTACTGACAACCATGCTAcatttttctgagtttttacCCCAAACGTCAACATTGATCACGGGTAATTGGGCATGAGGGAGATAAATAGGATTTAACTCCTCCCGCCTTCCAAAGACCTTTTAGAACGCACACCACTTTAGAGGGTTACGAACACAGCTGACAGAGCTCATGATATATGAACAAATGAGTAACAGATTTCTTTGATCTGAGGTAGAAACTGTGACACGAAAGCAagttacatatttttgttttgtcagagTAAGGGCTCACATGACTATATAAGTTGTGTGATCCGACGACCCGCCATGAGGCGCAAAAGGTAGAAACTTCTGAGTGACACCGTCTGCACCAGATCCCAAGGACTGAAGACCAGCGCAATGTCCATCGTCATGCTGTTCATACTCTTTGTGACAGCCTCCCTGGGGAACGTGCTGGCTGGTAAGAATACCACACTCATGTACATAAATATAGACAGTTCCAGAACAAGAAATAATACCATAATGTACAGATGGTAAGTCATGTAACAAATTCTCTTGAAAGTCGACAAAGTAAAAGCGGTTAGCACAGAATATAGGGAATAGTAGATGCTGCTGTTTGGTTATGGTACAGGACAAACCTGTTGAAATTATTCACATCTTTAGGCATTTATGTATTTGATTGCAAGTTAGTATGGGAGGTGAATACTGAATATAGTGTTACACGTGGTCATCAGTGAGTTTGCTTATTACTACATTATTAGAAGTGCTGGAGGGGGGACGGGAGATTGTCAGGGCAGCAGGTAGCCGTCGTTGACATCGCAAACGCCATTTTACACAACAAAGAAATTCAAAGGTGTATGTCAGAGAGTCTTTGATCATTATCAAATGCTTTTCagtaatctctctctctaccacacacacacacagagataatcacacacatattctgtTTAACGACGTCCGCAGGATGCCAATTATTCGAccaaaaaatatacaagactTCCTTCAATTAATAGTGAGATTGTTTCCAAACCAATGAcaataaatcaaacattttcagaaatattttgccCTTTAGCAGCTGATATAATCTGTGATTTGACAGTCTTTCAATGTTGGCGGTGGCAACAAACTTTTGCTAGTGACAACGACCGCGCCATGTCTCTAGACTGAAGACGCCTACACTGTCTTGTCACTCCTGGTGATACTTTCCCTTGGGAGTGTGCTTGCTGGTAACAAAGCTACCTTCGCCATAGTTTGTAGAATCTTCGACACACGATGACGAGGTCGTCTTAGATGGAAAGATGATGTTGTGTCACTggtttcatttaataataagtaatatttttattcatgcCTAGCCTTTAGAGGATTCTCATAAATATGTTACATCTGAAAGTAACGAGCAATAATGCAAACACATTGTTTTCAACGTGCAGAACAATACCCGTACCCAGTGAACTGTGGAGAACCCAGATTGTGTTCCTATAATGTGGGTGCTCACTGCATCAAGGGCCGGAGTGGTCCCGTGTATGGACATTGTGACTTCCAGAACGCCATATGCAAGTAAGTTTCGCTTCTCTTTCGTTAATATAATTGTTTTGTCACTTTACAATGATTTCTCTAATTGTTCTCTGTTAGTTTCATTGGAAGCTATTTTATTACTTCAGTTCTCTAACATTTGTGATATTGCTGATCAAATATACTTAcagttggtttatttttttgctaaGGTTGAAAGCTCTCCTACCGAATGATAAATCCAGATAAGAAGTGATAGTAcggatattttattttaggatAGCTTCTCAAGCAGGCACTCAATACTAAAATGACGGATCCTTTCTCCATTATTCTCCTTGCCACCAAGTAATGGGATGTATACCATTTTACTTCGATATACCCATCGAAACTGGGTGCTTGAGATACATGTACACAGTCTCTATACGTATCGAATAAATAGTCGTAtgaattctaaataaaaaattttatacacttttttcgctctttgttgtggccctatgctctttGAAGAGTAACAAGGATTAAACTAAAGTAACTCCGTGCTAGACTAACACTTGATTGTTAAAAAATCCCAATCAATTTTATTTAACGCTATCTGTTCATTGCACAGTTTGATAGAGGTGAGTTTTGGCCTTTTTTATTAGATATAAGATTCTCATTTGTACATGCGCACAGtacaaaccatttaaaaataatcacgaATAGACAGTTAAAAAATTGGGTAGAGAAGCGACCGATGTAATGTCTCTGGGTACAGCAAGTGGTGAGTGGCGGAATTCCGGACTAAACTGTGTAGATAGGTCTGTCGAGAATGTCTCAAGCGATGGTCAGAGTTAAGAAATCCTACAAGCTCGAAGATTTGAGCTTCACGCCAGAAATTGTCTTTGATATTGAAACAGCGACACCTGCACTGACCAAGTGGGTAGAAATTAGCACATCAACGGCATCAGGTTTGTTACCCAGTGTAGACTGTACAAGGCCTCCATAGTTCCCATTTTTCTGAAGGGTTAAAGAAAGCGGACCATGTCTTCTGATACACCAAGATCAACCCACCCCTGAGAAAAAGATCGgggcatttaaaataaagtgctCATGAAATAGCTTTGACTTTTTGTTAGACTGCTGAGCTGCCAAGTAACCCTAATGTGAGTAGAGcgaaaaaatttcaaatggtCATATAAACCGACACAGATAAAACCGTGTTTCAGCTTATCTTGCAAGGTGGTTCACGGCAAGGtgtaaacagaaattaaaaattgtctGGCTAACTACCCGGACAAGTACAGCTGCTAGTGAGTACGAgtcaagtaataaataaaatggtattcttattctttctttctctttattacTGGTGCGGTTGTTCTAAGGCTCTAagccagacctgggcaaaggcccgccttctgtctctgaccggcccgcccgctggcccgccctccagtatatatactatgtatacagtattggataaaactgagttaactatattagtccggccctctaaaaccatcccaaattctcatgcggccccttgggaaaattaattgcccacccctgctctaagcCATCATTCTGATTGCAGTGGCGAGGAGTGGGACCCCAGCAACAGCTGCTTTCTGCCCTACCCACTCTTTTGCGACCTACCGCCCGACCAACGCCCATGTTATCTTGACCCCCAACCCTGGTGTGTGGAGGGTCGCTCAGAGCCCGTGCGAGGTCACTGTGCCATCCAGTACGCCATTTGTGACGAGTGAGTTAATTCCGCTTTCTTCATACAATACGACATTTAGTGTTAGAGAAAGCTAGAGGAAGACACAACTTGTAGCAGCTAGTAGGATGACTAGTAATTAGTGAAATTAACAAAGACCTTTTAACAGCTTGAGTCCATGATATCAGTTTACCTCGCCgtgtgttttgttgatataaCGAGAGCGAATCCAATGTGTTTACATGAATGTTCTTTTTCATAGggaatgtttctgtgtgtgtgtgtttttgtgtaacaaagaaagacagatagaCAAAGCTAAgtacacttttatccaaatctgAGAAAATACAGGATAGTATCTCTTCCAGATATTCTCATATCACGATAGTGACTTTCATCtcggttttatttttcctagaAACGCCGTGGTTGATACAAGCAATAGCTGCTTGCGTGAGACAAGTCTCCTCCTTCGTTGAACGTTTGCACTTCATTGTTTATTATCCttactgaccacgtgacctttgTACTATGTGGACTAATAAAGTGCAGTAAAAATATCTAAGCTCTCTTTGTTTCTCAACAGTATAACGGATTTGTTCTGATACTTAAAAAAAGTGAGAACTGTCACTGAATGTCTGTTAAGGGGTGTGTAAATGGAAAAGACTGCGAAATGGaggaaaagtgaagaaagaTAACAATATACATCCCACACACCAACACTCACAAGCTGTAAGACAGACATAACAAAGGACACACTCTTCCTGTAGGTCCTTGCCGCAGTCACACAATCCAAGTGTGAAACGGAGTTGACCTCTCCTCTCAAAATGATgaactgaaatatttctcaaaatttaaGAAAACCGACGATAGGTCTTAGAACCTTGCTTCttagatttctttaaaaagaaggtactaaagatgatgatgatgatgatgatgatgatgatgatgatgatgatgataattaggatgatgattgataataaaatgaggaaaagcattataaaaataaaatgcaatgatAATGGTTCTACAGACAATGAAAGCAAAGACGATGAAAGAGGGATATGAAGGGGTAGACGGACATTCAAACAAGAAGACAGATTTcgaaaaaaaggacagaaagattTTCCGAATATTTACAGATTAGACTAGTATCCTACACTAACTTATATTCTGGCTTTCATGTTTTGTAGAAACGCCTTGTTTGATGTAACCTACAGCTGCCTGCGGTCAATCGGACTTCCAGTAAACAATTAGTGCTTCTTACTGTTTACTATTCGGACCTTTTATCATCTTTGGCTTAACAAAGTGCATGTAAAAACTATAAACtctgacatttttgttgaaagCATAATTTATTGTTCTTATATTAAAAACTTAGGTTTGGTTGTGGTTAACATATAtcaatttgtaaaaaataactACCCCTCACATTCTATTTCTGACATAGTGAGTAATGTAAGTGCATCACGAGACCTAAACAGTGTAAATTATGGTCACATGTAAATGGTGGAGCCACGTGGTCATTGTCTGACCTTTTGTTcaacaaataaatgtctttgaaaTACATAAATACTTTGTTTTCATGTCCGCACTAAAAACAGGCATGTTTTAACCATCTTTAAAAGCCGCCATTGAATTACTGATGATGGGGGGAGACAGAATGTGAGAGAAGGACAGGCAAGGATAAAAAGATGTTAGAGCATGTCAGTGATCGTGGTTATGCCGTATATACTAATATCTCTATTTATTAGAATATGAACTTCACAGCATCATTGCTAAAGTGTAAACTAAAAATTGTATAAAGAATATGATGGCTACTTTCAAGTGCTGCTACATTACAGGTTATCAGTGAAAAGCTGAAGTTCGCTATTTACagttctacacacacacatcacaggcAATCACTGTGTTGTTCAAAGAATGTGCAAATAAGTGCAGTTTGGTTACCCCTGTCTGTGACACTTTTATTGTTGGTGGGGATGCATCCATAATCGTGAGCCCTAAATAATCTCAAATATGGTCGCATTTTAATGGGACATTATTAGGGGGACTTATCTATATTTCCAGAGTAAAAATGTGTTGAACCACAGGCCGTTTGCTCTACAAATAAATGTCACTGAAACACATTAATAACTTGTTTTCGTGTGCTAGAAACAATCCACATGAGAAACACGGCCGCTTTATCAATTTCAAAAGCTGCCATTTAAGTAGAGGtgcgtgagagaaagaaagagagagaaagagagagaaaggaagagagagagagtaagaaagagagagaaaggaagagagagtaagaaaaagagagaaagaagagaacagaAATGTGTAGAGAGACTCATATTATAGTGAGGTATTCATCTAAAAGTAATAAACATCTAGCTCAAGATAATCTGTACATGGCttaaataatatgtatataagtAAAGGTAATATATATAGCAGTAATAAGTACAGACTTTCTAAGGCTAACAATTCAAAATTTACACATATGAGAATGTATTGCATAATAGTAAGAGCAGAAAAGCACAAATTTCAAAAGGGGattgaaagagaaagtaaagaaaaaaagtaatgaaacaaaaccaaacaaagaaacactaaaaaacaaattgaaacaaCAAGCGAAATACttcaaatgaaagaacaaacaaacgaatatACCAGTCAACAAAACCACCAATAAGTTAGAAAACAAACCCCGAATAAACAAATATACTAGTCTAACAAATagacaaaaacatacaaataaacaatcatgaaaaaaaaaaaaagacacgaaGTGAAGGGggcagacaagaaagaaaaaggaggacAGAAAGGGGAATTAACTTGGGTCAAATGAACTCTACAGTAGACCAATGACCTCATGAGGCCACAGAAACCAGCCATCACTTAATTAAGAAATTGCTTTCAAAAAAGTATAAGCgatgcaaatattttcagaaatgtcaGACGTTGATCTGACAGGGagttatatatatgtatataaagtcTGTGATCAGACAACTCTTCCTTTCTGGCACGTGACAACATCTGCTCCACGTCCATAGATTGAAGACTTGCACATTTTCCATAGTCATGCTGCTGGTACTCTGGGTGGCACTGTGCCTGGGGAGTGTGCTCGCTGGTAACAAAAGCTACTTTTATCATAGTTTGTCAAATCTTGGAATTATGACGATGAAATCGACTTacgatgttgatgatgttatGACCTGGAGTCTTGGAGTGAGGGGCAAGAATGTGGCGATGGTAGATGGTACACAAGCAATgcttgtatgttttatttattgttgtcaaCGTGCAGATGAGCCGACATACCCATTCCCAGTGAACTGTGAAGAACCCAGGGACTGTACAGAAGATCAGATTCCCTACTGCATCATTGGCCGAGATGAACCCGTGTATGGACATTGTGAGATACAGGACGCCATCTGCGAGTAAGCCTcgcttttctctcttctttatcATATGATCTATCACATTCTTTATTACCTCCCTGTTATCTTTACTGTTCATAGTTTAAGTCTCATAATTAAGTTCTCTAACATTTGTGTTAGTGCAGATAGAATGTGCTTACCTTGGTTGTTTGTTAACTTCTCAAAGCACTTCAGCGTAACGAAAGTATAATCaaggaaatttattattttgacattAAATGCCATCAGGTTGGCTACTAGGAACATAATGTACCAGTCGTTCATAGTTCCCATACATCTGTACGGATGACGACTCTACTAGatgatacagaaaaataatcttgGCACTCGATTTGAAGAGCTGGGTGAAATTGTTTTGAATGGGAAGTAACTCTATGGAAGATGTCCATTATATCTAGAGCGAAGTGGCACAAACTGAGCTGGAGTGGCAGTTGTTTGTCATGACATTGTATGTAAGACCAATTTCCGTTAAGGATGGTCAAATTTGGTGAATAGAGAAAAGAAGTTGGTTGGCTATCGTAGAGGATGGACTTGCCATACCATGCAGGACATGCTTACCGTCCCTAGACTTAGCCCAAGCGTGGAGAACCAGACCCATCCGATGACCAATCCCTGGACCAGCGCACCTTgtactagtaaaaaaaaaatgaataaaaagcttcccccctctctctctcctgacgTCATTGCTGTGGTTGCAGTGGCGAGGAGTGGGACCCCAGCAACAGCTGCTTCCTGCCGTACGCCATCAGCTGCGACCAACCCGCCGACGATCGCGAA
The sequence above is a segment of the Pomacea canaliculata isolate SZHN2017 linkage group LG6, ASM307304v1, whole genome shotgun sequence genome. Coding sequences within it:
- the LOC112566791 gene encoding uncharacterized protein LOC112566791, whose amino-acid sequence is MSIVMLFILFVTASLGNVLAEQYPYPVNCGEPRLCSYNVGAHCIKGRSGPVYGHCDFQNAICNGEEWDPSNSCFLPYPLFCDLPPDQRPCYLDPQPWCVEGRSEPVRGHCAIQYAICDENAVVDTSNSCLRETSLLLR
- the LOC112566790 gene encoding uncharacterized protein LOC112566790 isoform X1, with the protein product MTTTTLSTVMLLMLLVALALGSVLADEPTYPFPVNCEEPRDCTEDQIPYCIIGRDEPVYGHCEIQDAICDGEEWDPSNSCFLPYAISCDEPADDRECARDARPWCVVGRARPVRGHCAIQEAICDENAVLDINNRCLQ
- the LOC112566792 gene encoding uncharacterized protein LOC112566792, which encodes MLLVLWVALCLGSVLADEPTYPFPVNCEEPRDCTEDQIPYCIIGRDEPVYGHCEIQDAICDGEEWDPSNSCFLPYAISCDQPADDRECGRDARPWCVVGRARPVRGHCAIQEAICDENAVLDISSRCLQ
- the LOC112566790 gene encoding uncharacterized protein LOC112566790 isoform X3, producing the protein MLLVLWVALCLGSVLADEPTYPFPVNCEEPRDCTEDQIPYCIIGRDEPVYGHCEIQDAICDGEEWDPSNSCFLPYAISCDEPADDRECARDARPWCVVGRARPVRGHCAIQEAICDENAVLDINNRCLQ